One stretch of Armigeres subalbatus isolate Guangzhou_Male chromosome 2, GZ_Asu_2, whole genome shotgun sequence DNA includes these proteins:
- the LOC134209751 gene encoding uncharacterized protein LOC134209751 codes for MPTKRTPMKSQANDATGASAGGGNNEDGVEEWDTLVHMRGLAKGKLTRVKNIMDQLAQEEITQPLIKVHQKKVEAAYKEFADYHERIMAITPPSKRKEQDCKYLEFETLHDNICLTLETWIESLNEIPVNAQPIRNQQPLVLQQSLPRAIPHFDGKYEQWEKFKVMFRDVVDRSNDAPRIKLYHLEKALIGDAAGIIDAKTISDGNYDHAWEILAERFENKRRMVDHHISGLLNMRKLSQESHSELRELVDSCVGHVENLKFLGQEFTGVSETFVTHLLANALDDETKKLWETSVIHGELPDYEDTVKFLKGRISVLERCQKSINDSKVKQSTRVQTKAGQGSGKPSSNVKVNTVSSSNSCEFCAGEHLAFKCSVFNGMSVDERLRLVREKQVCFNCLRRGHRSTDCRSNKSCSKCKRKHHTLLHAEGGSIQSSGSSNSRSAEQQQVSKAAVQSAIGNPTDGIIPTTVIFNVVEKPIAQVLLLTAMLNILDKNEKPQVCRGLL; via the coding sequence ATGCCGACGAAGAGAACACCTATGAAGTCTCAGGCAAATGATGCAACCGGTGCTTCCGCCGGTGGTGGCAACAACGAGGATGGAGTGGAAGAATGGGACACGCTCGTTCACATGCGTGGCTTAGCTAAAGGAAAGCTCACGCGTGTGAAAAATATCATGGACCAACTCGCGCAAGAGGAAATCACGCAGCCGCTGATTAAGGTGCATCAGAAGAAGGTGGAAGCAGCCTACAAGGAGTTTGCCGATTATCATGAACGCATCATGGCGATCACCCCACCAAGTAAGAGGAAGGAACAAGACTGTAAGTACCTCGAATTTGAAACCTTGCACGACAATATTTGCCTCACTCTCGAAACATGGATCGAGAGTCTCAACGAAATACCCGTGAATGCTCAACCAATCCGGAATCAGCAACCGCTGGTTTTGCAACAGTCGCTTCCTCGTGCCATTCCGCATTTTGATGGCAAATACGAGCAGTGGGAAAAGTTTAAAGTCATGTTCAGGGACGTGGTGGACAGATCAAACGACGCACCACGGATTAAGCTCTACCATTTGGAAAAAGCATTGATTGGGGACGCTGCTGGCATAATTGACGCAAAAACCATCTCTGATGGCAATTATGATCATGCATGGGAAATTTTAGCAGAAAGGTTTGAAAATAAGAGGCGAATGGTTGATCATCACATCTCTGGGCTGCTGAATATGAGAAAATTGTCGCAAGAAAGCCACTCTGAGTTGAGAGAGTTGGTTGATTCATGCGTAGGCCATgtcgaaaatttgaaatttttgggtcAGGAATTTACTGGGGTATCAGAAACATTCGTCACACATCTCCTTGCAAATGCGCTAGATGACGAAACTAAGAAGCTATGGGAAACGTCTGTCATACATGGGGAATTACCAGATTATGAGGATACTGTCAAATTTCTAAAAGGTCGCATTTCCGTTCTCGAACGATGTCAGAAGTCCATAAATGATAGCAAGGTCAAGCAATCCACGCGTGTTCAAACCAAAGCAGGTCAAGGGTCCGGCAAGCCGTCGTCGAATGTGAAAGTAAATACCGTGTCGTCGTCTAACAGTTGCGAGTTTTGTGCTGGTGAACATTTGGCGTTCAAGTGCTCGGTGTTCAATGGAATGTCGGTGGATGAACGATTGAGGCTAGTGCGTGAAAAACAAGTGTGCTTCAACTGTTTGAGACGTGGTCATCGTAGTACGGATTGTAGGTCCAACAAGTCGTGCTCAAAGTGCAAAAGGAAACACCATACGCTACTACATGCTGAAGGTGGTTCAATTCAGAGTTCCGGTTCGAGTAATTCCAGATCAGCAGAGCAGCAACAAGTATCAAAAGCAGCGGTTCAATCAGCTATTGGAAACCCTACTGATGGCATCATCCCTACTACCGTAATATTTAACGTGGTGGAGAAGCCAATTGCACAAGTGCTATTACTAACTGCAATGCTCAACATCTTGGATAAGAATGAGAAACCGCAGGTATGTCGAGGACTCTTGTAA
- the LOC134209752 gene encoding uncharacterized protein LOC134209752 encodes MLGKLQVDREEINIPITGVNSVRSSVRQKAKVDVLSKHNNFKIELDCLVSPKITGNLPTFEVDMTSWNIPSGIQLADPVFFRPGQVDLLIGMEWYDDVIKPGRLKLSEELPTLQDSQFGWLVGGRYSSAFSGISVNSCVATPFGDPLSELMQKFWDIESVSSENCPLSEAEQCEKHFQSTFRRRDDGRYVVQLPLRDSVSQLGDSRSMALRRFYALEAKLQKNPEIKKQYDDFLDEYEQLGHCVEVREVDDPIGLQKWYLPHHAVLRPSNSTTKCRVVFDGSAKIGGMSLNDAMMVGPTIQPDLLTIILKFRVFRYVLSADIAKMYRQVQKAKCHTPLQRIFYRKNPSDPLRVLELQTVTYGTASAPFLAIRALYQLAIDEEESHPGAAMLVKKMFYVDNVLFGGDDLEEVRRLQGELVSLLQCGGFHLHKWAANDERLLESVSDVDRDKLVKIEDSSANEVIKTLGLMWDPIGDDFLFRAQADCKIPTPTKRQVLSVIARLFDPLGLLSPVIVLAKTLMQKLWKSKMDWDDQLDGELLKDWTNFLDALPLAEDFRVTRRVVTNDAVRLEIHGFSDASNMAYGACVYLRSVFDDGTASAKLITSKSKVCPITPLSIPRKELMAALLLNRLVKKVINAMELENVPVILWSDSQVVLTWLNKPVDRLQIFVRNRVAEIIQETKNVWKYVRSADNPADIVSRGMSAKMLSKNDLWWNGPYFLRIATYEEVTPAVLKDEEIPELKSAISTNIATVYEELPILTKFESFRKTQRIIAFVLRFISNCRLKKGTRRATSTPTIPELQNATKCIIRAIQRSELQDEIDRLQSGEPCKRIGNLNPFLDDGLLRVGGRIRHCNLPYDVKHQWIVPAKHPVTRNLIVAIHRENLHAGPNSILAALRERYWILNGRSTVRKVTRSCITCFKSNPKLAEQFMGDLPSYRVTEAPTFLRVGVDFAGPIYIKQTARKAAPTKGYICVFVCMVSKAMHLEVVENLSTEAFLAALQRFVSRRGVPEEVYSDNGTNFMGARSELRELYELFKADLTSERLSQFCQIKEIKQTTIPPSVAHFGGLWEAGVKSVKSVMKKEDNMPPQQWRLGRIIKSYPGPDNLTRVVDVRVGNSIFKRPIHKLAPLPILEESAATTTSLLSRTIDQFFRNDQQQQKEKKIEKQPSRDQPQQSRTDTGNSIRA; translated from the exons ATGCTGGGGAAGTTACAAGTGGATCGAGAAGAAATCAACATTCCTATTACCGGAGTAAACAGTGTGCGATCAAGTGTCCGTCAGAAAGCGAAGGTTGATGTCCTCTCGAAGCAtaacaatttcaaaatcgaGTTAGATTGTTTGGTCTCACCGAAGATAACAGGAAACTTGCCTACTTTCGAGGTGGATATGACTTCGTGGAATATTCCAAGCGGAATTCAGCTAGCGGATCCGGTGTTCTTTCGTCCGGGACAAGTGGACTTGTTGATCGGAATGGAATGGTACGACGACGTAATCAAGCCTGGTCGACTGAAGCTGTCCGAAGAACTTCCTACGCTCCAGGACTCGCAATTTGGGTGGTTGGTAGGTGGAAGATATTCTAGTGCTTTTAGTGGAATAAGTGTGAACTCTTGTGTAGCGACACCATTTGGTGATCCGCTAAGTGAACTAATGCAGAAGTTTTGGGACATTGAAAGTGTATCCAGTGAAAATTGTCCGTTGTCGGAAGCCGAACAGTGTGAGAAACATTTCCAGTCTACGTTTCGTCGACGTGATGATGGCCGATACGTAGTGCAGCTTCCACTAAGGGATTCAGTAAGTCAGCTTGGAGATTCTAGATCGATGGCACTCCGGAGATTCTACGCTTTGGAAGCAAAATTGCAGAAGAACCCGGAGATAAAGAAGCAATACGATGATTTCCTGGATGAGTATGAGCAGCTTGGACATTGTGTGGAAGTCCGTGAAGTGGATGATCCCATCGGTTTGCAGAAATGGTATCTGCCGCACCATGCAGTGCTAAGGCCATCGAATTCAACTACCAAGTGTCGCGTAGTATTCGATGGATCAGCGAAGATAGGTGGAATGTCCTTGAATGATGCGATGATGGTCGGTCCTACAATCCAACCCGATTTGCTGACGATTATTTTGAAGTTTCGCGTATTTCGGTACGTGTTAAGCGCTGATATAGCTAAAATGTATCGGCAAGTGCAGAAAGCAAAATGCCacactccgttacaacgcatcTTCTACCGGAAAAATCCTAGTGATCCACTTAGAGTGTTGGAATTACAAACTGTGACCTACGGCACAGCTTCCGCCCCATTTCTGGCTATTCGAGCATTATACCAACTAGCAATAGATGAGGAGGAGTCACATCCTGGGGCGGCAATGTTAGTGAAGAAGATGTTCTACGTCGATAATGTATTATTCGGCGGCGACGACTTGGAAGAAGTTCGAAGACTTCAAGGAGAATTGGTTTCCTTGTTGCAGTGTGGAGGTTTCCATCTACACAAATGGGCAGCGAACGATGAGAGACTCCTGGAAAGTGTATCTGATGTTGATCGAGATAAGTTGGTGAAGATTGAAGACTCTAGCGCAAATGAAGTTATCAAAACCCTTGGATTAATGTGGGACCCGATCGGAGATGATTTTCTATTTCGTGCACAAGCTGACTGTAAAATTCCAACCCCAACAAAGCGGCAAGTATTGTCAGTAATTGCCAGGCTTTTTGATCCTCTGGGACTGTTGTCACCGGTCATCGTTTTGGCGAAGACACTAATGCAAAAACTCTGGAAAAGCAAAATGGATTGGGACGATCAACTAGATGGAGAGTTACTGAAGGATTGGACAAATTTCTTGGATGCACTACCACttgcagaagacttccgggttACACGACGTGTTGTTACGAATGATGCAGTCAGGCTCGAAATCCATGGATTCTCAGACGCTTCAAACATGGCCTACGGTGCGTGCGTATACCTTCGATCAGTATTCGATGATGGCACCGCTAGTGCGAAGTTGATTACTAGCAAATCAAAGGTCTGTCCAATCACTCCATTGTCTATTCCAAGGAAGGAGCTAATGGCAGCTCTGCTTCTGAATCGCCTGGTGAAGAAAGTGATCAACGCAATGGAATTGGAAAACGTCCCAGTTATTCTCTGGTCGGACAGCCAAGTAGTTTTAACATGGCTGAACAAACCTGTAGACCGCCTTCAGATATTCGTGAGAAATCGTGTCGCAGAGATAATCCAGGAAACCAAGAATGTGTGGAAATACGTCAGGTCCGCAGACAACCCGGCTGATATTGTGTCTCGCGGAATGTCAGCTAAAATGCTTTCGAAAAATGATTTATGGTGGAATGGACCGTATTTTCTACGCATCGCAACCTATGAAGAAGTGACCCCTGCAGTACTGAAAgatgaagaaattccagaattGAAGTCAGCAATATCTACCAATATCGCAACAGTGTATGAAGAGCTTCCAATattaacgaaatttgaatctttTCGAAAAACGCAACGTATTATCGCCTTTGTTCTCCGGTTCATATCCAACTGTCGTTTGAAGAAAGGTACACGAAGAGCTACATCAACACCAACGATTCCGGAGCTACAAAACGCAACTAAGTGCATCATCCGTGCGATCCAACGAAGTGAACTACAAGATGAAATCGATCGCCTACAATCTGGAGAGCCATGTAAGCGAATTGGCAACCTAAATCCCTTCTTGGATGACGGATTATTAAGAGTTGGAGGTAGAATTCGTCACTGCAACCTACCTTACGATGTGAAGCACCAATGGATTGTTCCTGCTAAACACCCTGTGACAAGAAATCTCATCGTCGCTATTCATAGGGAAAATCTTCATGCTGGTCCAAATAGCATACTCGCAGCTCTAAGAGAACGGTATTGGATCCTGAATGGTAGATCGACGGTAAGGAAGGTTACGAGAAGTTGTATCACCTGCTTCAAATCAAACCCGAAGTTGGCTGAGCAATTTATGGGAGACTTGCCCTCCTATCGAGTCACCGAAGCACCTACATTCCTAAGAGTTGGAGTGGATTTTGCCGGACCCATCTACATCAAACAAACCGCTAGGAAAGCCGCACCAACGAAAGGATACATCTgtgtatttgtctgtatggtATCTAAGGCAATGCACTTGGAAGTAGTCGAGAACCTCTCGACTGAAGCATTTTTGGCGGCACTACAAAGATTTGTTTCCAGaagaggagttcctgaagaggTATACAGTGACAATGGAACCAATTTCATGGGAGCGAGATCGGAACTGCGTGAGCTGTACGAGCTCTTCAAGGCTGACCTCACCAGTGAAAGGCTATCGCAGTTTTGTCAAATCAAGGAGATCAAGCAAACAACAATTCCACCAAGCGTAGCTCATTTCGGAGGGTTATGGGAGGCGGGAGTTAAAAGTGTCAAATCGGTTATGAAGAAA GAAGATAACATGCCACCGCAGCAATGGAGACTAGGTAGAATAATCAAAAGCTACCCTGGTCCCGATAATCTGACTCGCGTCGTAGATGTCCGTGTGGGGAACAGCATCTTCAAGCGGCCGATCCATAAATTGGCCCCACTACCCATTCTAGAGGAAAGTGCTGCAACTACAACATCACTTCTTTCTCG CACCATTGATCAGTTTTTTCGCAACGACCAACAGCagcagaaggagaagaagatcgAGAAACAGCCCAGCCGAGACCAGCCGCAGCAGAGTCGAACCGACACCGGCAACAGCATCAGAGCCTAG